The Pseudomonas iranensis genome includes a window with the following:
- a CDS encoding SdiA-regulated domain-containing protein, with translation MASPAQQKTTLRSRFVLRWYVWLLLVIAAAYGLAFAMHWDDRGVLWVLERFESKAEQKESVWLPDYQVVIDAKPLPGMEKDEASDLAYNPQTRTLFAVMGKNAFLVELTLQGDVLRKMPLVGWSNPEGLTVMENGLLAIVDEREHTLSIVKVDAATRELNIADFPKYDLGPSKDQNKAFEAITWDPRNQRLILGEERPPALFTWKSDGSQTLQGAKQKLASDQLDLRNLSALAVDPRTGHLLVLSADSHLLLELDENGEQVSFMTLLGNFNGLKDTIPRAEGMTMDEEGTLYMVSEPNLFYRFEKHR, from the coding sequence ATGGCATCTCCAGCTCAGCAAAAAACCACCCTCCGATCCCGCTTCGTCCTGCGCTGGTATGTCTGGCTGTTGCTGGTCATCGCGGCGGCCTATGGGCTGGCGTTCGCCATGCATTGGGATGATCGCGGCGTGCTATGGGTGCTGGAGCGCTTCGAGAGCAAGGCCGAGCAGAAGGAGAGCGTCTGGCTGCCGGATTATCAGGTGGTGATCGATGCCAAGCCGCTGCCGGGCATGGAAAAGGACGAAGCTTCGGATCTGGCCTACAACCCGCAGACCAGGACCCTGTTTGCGGTGATGGGCAAGAATGCCTTCCTGGTCGAGCTGACGCTTCAGGGCGACGTGTTGCGCAAGATGCCGTTGGTGGGCTGGAGCAATCCGGAAGGCTTGACGGTCATGGAAAACGGTTTGCTGGCCATTGTCGATGAGCGTGAGCATACGTTGTCGATCGTTAAGGTCGATGCCGCGACTCGTGAGCTGAACATCGCCGATTTCCCCAAATACGACCTCGGGCCGTCGAAAGATCAGAACAAGGCTTTTGAGGCCATCACGTGGGATCCGCGCAACCAGCGACTTATTCTGGGGGAGGAACGCCCACCGGCGCTGTTCACCTGGAAAAGCGACGGCAGCCAGACCCTGCAGGGCGCCAAGCAGAAACTGGCCAGCGATCAGCTGGATCTGCGCAACCTGTCGGCGCTGGCTGTCGATCCGCGCACTGGCCATCTGCTGGTGTTGTCCGCCGATTCGCACCTTTTGCTGGAACTGGACGAGAACGGCGAGCAAGTCAGCTTCATGACCCTGCTTGGCAATTTCAACGGTCTGAAAGACACCATCCCCCGCGCCGAAGGCATGACCATGGATGAGGAAGGCACGCTGTACATGGTCAGCGAACCGAACCTGTTCTACCGATTCGAAAAACATCGGTAA
- the ptsP gene encoding phosphoenolpyruvate--protein phosphotransferase gives MLNTLRKIVQEVNSAKDLKAALGIIVLRVKEAMGSQVCSVYLLDPETNRFVLMATEGLNKRSIGKVSMAPNEGLVGLVGTREEPLNLENASVHPRYRYFAETGEERYASFLGAPIIHHRRVVGVLVIQQKERRQFDEGEEAFLVTMSAQLAGVIAHAEATGSIRGLGRQGKGIQEAKFVGVPGSPGAAVGTAVVMLPPADLDVVPDKTITDINAELALFKTAIEGVRADMRALSAKLATQLRPEERALFDVYLMMLDDASLGSEITTVIKTGQWAQGALRQVVTEHVNRFELMDDAYLRERASDVKDLGRRLLAYLQEERQQNLVYPEKTILVSEELTPAMLGEVPEGTLVGLVSVLGSGNSHVAILARAMGIPTVMGLVDLPYAKVDGIEMIVDGTRGEVYTNPSEVLRKQFAEVVEEEKQLALGLDTLRDLPCVTLDGHRMPLWVNTGLLADVARAQKRGAEGVGLYRTEVPFMINQRFPSEKEQLAIYREQLAAFHPQPVTMRSLDIGGDKSLSYFPIKEDNPFLGWRGIRVTLDHPEIFLVQTRAMLKASEGLNNLRILLPMISGTHELEEALHLIHRAWGEVRDEGTDVPMPPIGVMIEIPAAVYQTKELARMVDFLSVGSNDLTQYLLAVDRNNPRVADLYDYLHPAVLQALQTVVTDAHAEGKPVSICGEMAGDPAAAVLLMAMGFDSLSMNATNLPKVKWMLRQVNLSKAQEMLAELMKIDNPQVIHSSLQLALKNLGLAKMNSPVVTKAL, from the coding sequence ATGCTCAATACGCTGCGCAAGATCGTCCAGGAAGTTAACTCCGCCAAGGATCTCAAGGCGGCGTTGGGGATTATTGTGTTGCGCGTCAAAGAGGCCATGGGCAGCCAGGTCTGCTCGGTCTACCTGCTTGATCCGGAAACCAATCGCTTCGTCCTGATGGCCACCGAGGGCTTGAACAAGCGCTCGATCGGCAAGGTCAGCATGGCCCCCAACGAGGGGCTGGTCGGTCTGGTCGGCACGCGTGAAGAACCCCTGAACCTGGAAAACGCTTCGGTTCACCCGCGCTATCGCTACTTCGCCGAAACCGGTGAAGAGCGTTACGCTTCGTTCCTCGGTGCACCGATCATCCACCACCGCCGCGTCGTCGGCGTGTTGGTCATCCAGCAGAAAGAACGCCGCCAGTTCGACGAAGGTGAAGAAGCCTTCCTCGTGACCATGAGCGCGCAGCTCGCCGGCGTAATCGCCCACGCCGAGGCCACCGGTTCGATCCGTGGTCTGGGCCGGCAGGGCAAGGGCATTCAGGAAGCCAAGTTCGTCGGCGTGCCGGGTTCGCCCGGTGCGGCCGTCGGTACCGCCGTGGTCATGCTACCGCCGGCGGACCTGGACGTGGTGCCGGACAAGACCATCACCGACATCAACGCCGAGCTGGCGCTGTTCAAGACTGCCATCGAAGGCGTGCGCGCCGACATGCGCGCCTTGTCCGCCAAACTTGCGACCCAGTTGCGCCCGGAAGAGCGCGCGTTGTTCGACGTCTACCTGATGATGCTCGACGATGCCTCGCTGGGCAGCGAAATCACCACCGTGATCAAGACGGGGCAGTGGGCTCAGGGCGCGCTGCGTCAGGTGGTCACTGAGCACGTCAACCGTTTCGAACTGATGGACGACGCCTACCTGCGCGAGCGCGCCTCGGACGTCAAAGACCTTGGCCGCCGCCTGCTCGCCTATCTGCAGGAAGAGCGCCAGCAGAACCTGGTCTACCCGGAAAAAACCATTCTGGTCAGCGAAGAGCTGACGCCGGCAATGCTCGGCGAGGTGCCGGAAGGCACGCTGGTCGGTCTGGTCTCGGTACTCGGTTCGGGTAACTCCCACGTCGCGATTCTCGCCCGAGCCATGGGCATTCCGACGGTGATGGGCCTGGTCGATCTGCCGTACGCCAAGGTCGACGGCATCGAAATGATCGTCGACGGTACCCGTGGCGAGGTCTACACCAACCCCAGCGAAGTACTGCGCAAGCAGTTCGCCGAAGTCGTCGAAGAAGAGAAACAGCTGGCGCTGGGCCTCGACACCCTGCGCGACCTGCCGTGCGTGACCCTCGATGGCCACCGCATGCCACTGTGGGTCAATACCGGCCTGCTCGCCGATGTGGCGCGGGCGCAGAAGCGTGGCGCTGAAGGGGTCGGTCTGTACCGCACCGAAGTGCCGTTCATGATCAACCAGCGCTTCCCGAGCGAGAAGGAACAGCTGGCGATCTACCGCGAACAGCTCGCCGCGTTCCACCCGCAACCGGTGACCATGCGCAGCCTCGACATCGGTGGTGACAAGTCGCTGTCGTACTTTCCGATCAAGGAAGACAACCCGTTCCTCGGCTGGCGCGGTATCCGCGTCACCCTCGACCACCCGGAAATCTTCCTCGTGCAGACGCGCGCGATGCTCAAGGCCAGCGAAGGCCTGAACAACCTGCGGATTCTGCTGCCGATGATCTCCGGCACTCACGAACTCGAAGAGGCCCTGCACCTGATCCACCGTGCCTGGGGCGAAGTGCGCGACGAAGGCACCGACGTGCCGATGCCGCCGATCGGCGTGATGATCGAAATCCCGGCAGCGGTGTACCAGACGAAGGAACTGGCGCGGATGGTCGACTTCCTCTCCGTTGGCTCCAACGACCTGACCCAGTATCTGCTGGCGGTAGACCGCAACAACCCGCGCGTCGCCGACCTCTACGACTATCTGCACCCGGCGGTGCTGCAAGCTCTGCAAACCGTCGTCACTGACGCCCATGCCGAAGGCAAGCCGGTGAGCATCTGCGGCGAGATGGCTGGTGATCCGGCGGCGGCGGTGCTGTTGATGGCGATGGGTTTCGACAGCCTGTCGATGAACGCCACCAACCTGCCGAAGGTGAAGTGGATGTTGCGTCAGGTGAACCTGAGCAAGGCGCAGGAGATGCTGGCGGAATTGATGAAGATCGATAACCCGCAGGTTATCCACAGCTCGCTGCAACTGGCGCTGAAGAATCTCGGGTTGGCGAAGATGAATTCGCCGGTGGTGACCAAGGCTCTCTAA
- a CDS encoding SdiA-regulated domain-containing protein: MRRLARPKPLILVLLMIVLIALIAIGQYLRLFERAWFNLHTLWEPVSSEAIGLDQYRVTIEARPIDGLDDDVSALTYDPVRKSLFTVTNKNSELVELSLEGKILRRIALVGFGDPEAVEYISADTYVITDERQQRLIKIHLEADTTFLDAEDAEQMTLGVHMSGNKGFEGLAYDSVGKRLFVAKERDPMLIYEVHGFPHFKPDKTYAVHVINNPKRDAGMFVRDLSSLQYDERSGHLLALSDESRLIIELDVDGRPLSTMSISGGRQGLQKTVPQAEGIAMDDDGTLYLVSEPNLFYVFKKPTQN, encoded by the coding sequence ATGCGTCGACTTGCCCGCCCCAAACCGCTGATTCTCGTCCTGTTGATGATTGTCCTGATCGCGTTGATCGCGATCGGCCAATACCTGCGCCTGTTCGAGCGCGCCTGGTTCAACCTGCACACGCTGTGGGAACCGGTGAGCAGCGAGGCGATCGGCCTGGATCAATATCGGGTGACCATCGAAGCGCGACCGATCGACGGGCTCGACGATGACGTCTCGGCGCTGACCTACGATCCGGTGCGTAAAAGCCTGTTCACCGTGACCAACAAGAATTCCGAACTGGTCGAATTGTCCCTGGAAGGCAAGATTCTGCGGCGCATCGCTCTGGTGGGGTTTGGCGATCCGGAAGCCGTCGAGTACATCAGCGCCGACACCTACGTGATCACCGACGAGCGTCAGCAACGGCTGATCAAGATCCACCTCGAGGCCGACACCACTTTTCTCGATGCCGAGGATGCCGAGCAAATGACCCTCGGCGTGCACATGTCCGGCAACAAGGGTTTCGAAGGGCTGGCTTACGATTCAGTGGGCAAGCGGCTGTTCGTGGCGAAAGAACGCGACCCGATGCTGATCTACGAGGTCCACGGTTTTCCGCACTTCAAACCGGACAAGACCTACGCGGTGCACGTGATCAACAACCCCAAGCGCGATGCCGGGATGTTCGTGCGTGATCTGTCGAGTCTGCAGTACGACGAACGCAGCGGGCACTTGCTGGCACTGTCGGACGAGTCGCGGTTGATTATCGAGCTGGATGTCGACGGGCGCCCCTTGAGCACCATGTCGATCAGCGGCGGGCGTCAGGGTTTGCAGAAAACCGTGCCGCAGGCGGAGGGAATTGCGATGGATGATGACGGCACGTTGTACCTGGTGAGCGAGCCGAATCTGTTCTACGTCTTCAAGAAGCCCACACAAAACTGA
- a CDS encoding FAD-binding oxidoreductase — protein MTNPALIDELKTLVEPGKVLTDADSLNTYGKDWTKHFAPAPSAIVFPKTIEQVQAVVRWANTHKVALVPSGGRTGLSAAAVAANGEVVVSFDYMNQILDVNLTDRTAVCQPGVVTEHLQNVAEENGLYYPVDFASAGSSQVGGNIGTNAGGIKVIRYGMTRNWVAGMKVVTGKGDVLELNKDLIKNATGYDLRQLFIGAEGTLGFVVEATMRLDRAPKNLTAMVLGTADFDSIMPVLHAFQGKLDLTAFEFFSDKALAKVMGRGDVPAPFETECPFYALLEFEATTEEVANSALETFEHCVEQGWVLDGVMSQSETQLHNLWKLREYISETISHWTPYKNDISVTVSKVPAFLREIDAIVGEHYPDFEIVWFGHIGDGNLHLNILKPENLSKDEFFAKCATVNKWVFETVEKYNGSISAEHGVGMTKRDYLTYSRSPAEIEYMKAVKAVFDPNGIMNPGKIFPV, from the coding sequence ATGACCAATCCTGCGCTGATTGATGAACTGAAGACCCTGGTTGAGCCTGGCAAAGTCCTCACCGACGCCGACTCCCTGAACACTTACGGCAAGGATTGGACCAAGCACTTCGCCCCGGCGCCGAGCGCCATCGTGTTTCCCAAGACCATCGAGCAAGTCCAGGCCGTGGTGCGTTGGGCCAACACTCACAAGGTCGCGCTGGTGCCGTCCGGCGGGCGCACCGGGTTGTCCGCCGCTGCGGTGGCGGCCAATGGCGAAGTGGTGGTTTCGTTCGATTACATGAACCAGATTCTCGACGTCAACCTCACCGACCGCACCGCCGTGTGCCAGCCGGGCGTGGTCACGGAACATCTGCAAAACGTCGCCGAGGAAAACGGCCTGTACTATCCGGTCGACTTCGCCTCGGCGGGTTCCAGCCAGGTTGGCGGCAATATCGGCACCAATGCCGGCGGGATCAAAGTGATTCGCTACGGCATGACCCGCAACTGGGTGGCCGGCATGAAGGTCGTCACCGGCAAGGGCGACGTGCTCGAACTGAACAAGGACCTGATCAAGAACGCCACCGGTTACGACCTGCGTCAGCTGTTCATCGGCGCCGAAGGTACGCTCGGTTTCGTCGTCGAAGCGACCATGCGCCTTGATCGCGCGCCGAAAAACCTCACGGCCATGGTGCTCGGCACCGCCGATTTCGATTCGATCATGCCGGTGCTGCACGCCTTCCAGGGCAAGCTCGACCTGACCGCTTTCGAATTCTTCTCCGACAAGGCCCTGGCCAAGGTCATGGGCCGCGGCGACGTGCCAGCGCCGTTCGAGACCGAGTGCCCGTTCTACGCCCTGCTGGAATTCGAAGCGACCACCGAAGAAGTGGCCAACAGCGCGCTGGAAACCTTCGAACACTGCGTCGAGCAGGGCTGGGTGCTCGACGGCGTGATGAGTCAGAGCGAAACCCAACTGCACAACTTGTGGAAGCTGCGCGAGTACATCTCCGAAACCATTTCCCACTGGACGCCGTACAAGAACGACATCTCGGTTACCGTCTCGAAAGTGCCGGCGTTCCTGCGCGAAATCGACGCGATCGTTGGCGAGCACTACCCGGATTTCGAAATCGTCTGGTTCGGCCACATTGGCGACGGCAATCTGCACCTGAACATCCTCAAGCCGGAAAACCTGAGCAAGGACGAGTTCTTCGCCAAGTGCGCCACCGTCAACAAGTGGGTGTTTGAAACCGTCGAGAAGTACAACGGCTCGATCTCGGCCGAGCACGGCGTCGGTATGACCAAGCGTGATTACCTGACCTACAGCCGCTCGCCGGCCGAAATCGAGTACATGAAAGCGGTCAAGGCAGTGTTCGACCCGAACGGCATCATGAACCCGGGCAAGATTTTCCCGGTTTGA
- a CDS encoding HAD family hydrolase: MRLALFDLDNTLLGGDSDHAWGDYLCERGFLDPIAYKARNDEFYQDYLAGKLDNAAYLNFCLEILGRTEMAVLNAWHSDYMRDCIEPIVLPKALELLKKHRDAGDKLVIITATNRFVTAPIAVRLGVETLIATECEMIDGRYSGRSTDIPCFREGKVTRLNRWLEETGHSLEDSYFYSDSMNDLPLLEQVANPVAVDPDPNLRAEAEKRGWPVISLRG, encoded by the coding sequence ATGCGCCTGGCTTTATTCGATTTGGACAACACCCTTCTGGGCGGCGACAGCGATCACGCTTGGGGCGATTATCTGTGCGAGCGCGGCTTCCTCGACCCGATCGCCTACAAGGCGCGCAACGACGAGTTCTATCAGGATTACCTGGCCGGCAAGCTCGACAATGCTGCCTACCTGAACTTCTGCCTGGAAATTCTCGGCCGCACCGAAATGGCCGTACTCAATGCCTGGCACAGCGATTACATGCGCGACTGCATCGAGCCGATCGTGCTGCCCAAGGCACTGGAGCTGCTGAAGAAGCACCGCGATGCCGGCGACAAACTGGTGATCATCACCGCCACCAACCGTTTCGTCACCGCGCCGATCGCTGTGCGCCTGGGCGTGGAAACCCTGATTGCCACCGAATGCGAAATGATCGACGGCCGCTACAGCGGGCGCAGCACCGACATTCCGTGTTTCCGTGAAGGCAAGGTCACGCGCCTGAATCGTTGGCTGGAAGAGACCGGGCATTCGCTTGAGGACAGCTATTTCTATAGCGATTCGATGAATGATCTGCCGCTGCTGGAGCAGGTGGCAAATCCGGTAGCGGTGGATCCTGATCCGAATCTGCGGGCCGAAGCCGAGAAGCGTGGCTGGCCGGTGATTTCGTTGCGCGGCTGA
- a CDS encoding fumarylacetoacetate hydrolase family protein, which yields MSYQHQYVDGTRIHFPIGKVVCIGRNYAEHAKELDNPVPTEPLLFIKPGSCVVPLEGGFSIPTERGSVHYEAEIAVLIGKPLSTKPSREEVLDAISGFAPALDLTLRDKQAELKAKGLPWEIAKSFDGAAVIAPFVVGSTFADLTDIGIRLTINGEVRQDGNSSAMLNPIVPMIQHMAGCFSLQAGDVILTGTPVGVGPLNVGDEIVLELPGASSFSSSVR from the coding sequence ATGAGCTATCAGCACCAGTACGTCGACGGCACGCGCATTCACTTCCCGATCGGGAAAGTCGTGTGCATTGGCCGCAATTACGCCGAGCACGCCAAGGAACTGGACAACCCGGTGCCGACCGAGCCGCTGCTGTTCATCAAGCCGGGCAGTTGCGTGGTGCCGCTGGAAGGCGGCTTCAGCATTCCGACCGAGCGCGGTTCGGTGCACTACGAAGCGGAAATCGCCGTGTTGATCGGCAAGCCGCTGTCGACCAAACCAAGCCGTGAAGAAGTCCTCGATGCGATCTCCGGCTTCGCCCCGGCGCTGGACCTGACCCTGCGCGACAAGCAGGCTGAACTGAAAGCCAAGGGCCTGCCGTGGGAAATCGCCAAGTCGTTCGACGGCGCGGCGGTGATCGCGCCGTTTGTGGTCGGCAGCACCTTCGCTGACCTGACCGACATCGGCATCCGCCTGACCATCAACGGCGAAGTGCGCCAGGACGGCAACAGCAGCGCGATGCTCAACCCGATCGTGCCGATGATCCAGCACATGGCCGGCTGCTTCTCGTTGCAGGCCGGCGACGTGATCCTCACGGGCACGCCAGTGGGCGTCGGCCCGCTGAACGTCGGCGATGAAATCGTCCTCGAACTGCCGGGGGCGAGCAGCTTCAGCAGCAGCGTGCGCTAA
- the rpiA gene encoding ribose-5-phosphate isomerase RpiA, whose amino-acid sequence MTQDQLKQAVAQAAVDFILPKLDDKSIVGVGTGSTANCFIDALAQHKGAFDGAVASSEATAARLKGHGIPVYELNTVSDLEFYVDGADESDAHLNLIKGGGAALTREKIVAAVAKTFICIADASKLVPVLGEFPLPVEVIPMARSHVARQLVKLGGDPVYREGVLTDNGNIILDVFNLQITNPVELEAQINAIVGVVTNGLFAARPADLLLLGTSEGVKTLKAE is encoded by the coding sequence ATGACCCAGGATCAACTCAAACAGGCCGTGGCCCAGGCCGCTGTCGACTTCATCCTGCCGAAACTCGACGACAAGAGCATCGTCGGCGTCGGCACCGGCTCCACCGCCAACTGCTTCATCGATGCACTGGCCCAGCACAAGGGCGCGTTCGATGGCGCCGTTGCCAGCTCCGAAGCCACCGCCGCGCGCCTCAAGGGCCATGGGATTCCGGTGTATGAGCTGAATACCGTCAGCGATCTGGAGTTCTACGTCGACGGCGCCGATGAAAGCGATGCGCACCTGAACCTGATCAAGGGCGGCGGCGCCGCCCTGACCCGCGAGAAGATTGTCGCCGCCGTGGCCAAGACCTTCATCTGCATCGCCGACGCCAGCAAACTGGTGCCGGTACTCGGCGAGTTCCCGCTGCCGGTGGAAGTGATCCCGATGGCCCGCAGCCACGTTGCCCGCCAACTGGTCAAACTCGGTGGCGACCCGGTCTACCGCGAAGGCGTATTGACCGACAACGGCAACATCATCCTCGACGTGTTCAACCTGCAGATCACCAACCCGGTGGAGCTGGAAGCGCAGATCAATGCCATCGTCGGCGTGGTCACCAACGGCCTGTTCGCCGCGCGCCCGGCGGATCTGTTGTTGCTGGGCACCAGTGAAGGCGTGAAAACCCTGAAGGCTGAGTAA
- a CDS encoding NRDE family protein, whose product MCLIVFAWRPGHAQPLIVAANRDEFYARPSLPLAPWPEASQVHAGRDLEAGGTWLGIGANGRFAALTNIRDPQQPPATKSRGELVARFLAGDLSIDDYLSDVVNRAAEYAGFNLLLGNAHELWHFNARASEPVMLQPGVYGLSNAGLDTPWPKLLKAKAALSAVLDDPQPERLLALLSDAQTAPEAELPDTGVGMATESLLSSVFIASQSYGTRASTALVVQADGTRRMVERSFGPYGGHLGEVEIVV is encoded by the coding sequence ATGTGCCTGATCGTTTTCGCCTGGCGCCCGGGCCATGCCCAGCCGCTGATCGTCGCGGCCAACCGCGACGAGTTCTACGCCCGCCCCAGCCTGCCATTGGCGCCGTGGCCCGAGGCGTCGCAGGTGCATGCCGGGCGCGATCTTGAAGCCGGCGGCACTTGGCTGGGGATCGGCGCCAACGGACGCTTCGCCGCACTGACCAATATCCGCGATCCGCAGCAGCCACCGGCGACCAAATCCCGGGGCGAGCTGGTGGCGCGCTTTCTTGCTGGCGATCTGTCGATTGATGATTATTTGAGCGATGTGGTGAATCGTGCCGCCGAATATGCCGGATTCAATCTGCTGCTGGGCAATGCCCATGAGTTGTGGCATTTCAATGCACGGGCGTCGGAGCCGGTGATGTTGCAGCCTGGGGTTTATGGGTTATCCAACGCGGGGCTGGATACGCCGTGGCCGAAACTGCTCAAGGCCAAGGCTGCGTTGAGCGCGGTGCTGGACGATCCGCAGCCTGAGCGCTTGCTGGCCTTGCTGAGCGATGCGCAGACCGCACCCGAGGCGGAGTTGCCGGATACCGGGGTAGGCATGGCGACGGAGTCGTTGCTGTCGAGCGTGTTTATTGCCAGCCAGAGTTATGGCACGCGAGCGAGTACAGCGTTGGTTGTGCAGGCGGACGGAACGCGGCGGATGGTAGAGCGCAGCTTTGGGCCGTATGGCGGGCATCTCGGCGAGGTGGAGATTGTGGTTTAG
- a CDS encoding RNA pyrophosphohydrolase — translation MIDPDGFRPNVGIILTNDAGQVLWARRINQDAWQFPQGGINPEETPEDALYRELNEEVGLEREDVEILACTRGWLRYRLPQRLVRTHSQPLCIGQKQKWFLLRLISNEQRVRMDLTGKPEFDGWRWVSYWYPLGQVVTFKREVYRRALKELAPRLLARD, via the coding sequence GTGATCGACCCCGATGGTTTCCGCCCCAATGTCGGGATCATTCTGACGAATGACGCCGGCCAGGTGCTATGGGCTCGCCGTATCAATCAGGACGCCTGGCAGTTTCCGCAAGGGGGGATCAACCCCGAGGAGACGCCGGAAGACGCCTTGTACCGCGAGCTGAACGAAGAAGTTGGCCTGGAACGTGAAGATGTTGAAATACTGGCCTGTACCCGAGGCTGGTTGCGCTATCGTTTGCCGCAACGCCTGGTGCGTACCCACAGCCAACCGCTGTGCATCGGCCAGAAACAGAAATGGTTTCTCCTGCGCCTGATCTCCAACGAGCAGCGGGTGCGGATGGATCTGACCGGTAAACCGGAGTTCGATGGCTGGCGCTGGGTCAGCTATTGGTATCCGTTGGGCCAGGTGGTGACATTCAAGCGCGAGGTGTATCGACGCGCTCTCAAAGAGCTTGCCCCGCGCCTTTTAGCGCGCGACTGA
- a CDS encoding DUF2269 family protein, translating into METLTTLKVLHVAATVVILASGLGLAALTWRNRSEGPASTMRRPWLFIWCLMLIGMLSMPFTGWWLVHLVGWPLGQLWILGSSVIYAVATFSAVWLLVRLDRLWTSGVGNRKFNLALAIVSGVGFVAIAALMGAKPV; encoded by the coding sequence ATGGAAACCCTGACCACCCTGAAAGTCCTTCACGTCGCGGCGACCGTGGTCATCCTCGCGAGCGGGCTGGGGCTCGCCGCTCTGACCTGGCGTAATCGCAGCGAAGGCCCGGCCAGTACGATGCGCCGTCCGTGGCTGTTTATCTGGTGTCTGATGCTGATCGGCATGCTCAGCATGCCTTTCACCGGCTGGTGGCTGGTGCACCTGGTTGGCTGGCCATTGGGCCAGTTGTGGATTCTGGGGTCCAGCGTGATCTACGCCGTGGCCACGTTCAGTGCGGTCTGGCTGCTGGTCCGGCTGGATCGGCTGTGGACAAGCGGGGTGGGCAATCGCAAGTTCAATCTGGCCCTGGCGATTGTCAGCGGCGTCGGATTTGTCGCCATAGCGGCGTTGATGGGGGCCAAGCCGGTTTAA
- the ilvA gene encoding threonine ammonia-lyase, biosynthetic, with the protein MLEQYVKKILTSRVYDVAVETPLQNARQLSERLGNDIWLKREDLQPVFSFKIRGAYNKLTQLSDEERARGVVTASAGNHAQGLALAAKVLGVKATIVMPKTTPEIKVEGVRSRGGKVVLHGDSFPEALAYSLKLVDEKGYVYIHPYDDPHTIAGQGTVAMEILRQHPQPLDAIFVPVGGGGLIAGIAAYVKYLRPDIKVIGVEPDDSNCLQAAMAAGERVVLPTVGIFADGVAVAQIGQYTFEICKDYVDEVITVSTDEICAAIKDIYDDTRSITEPAGALGVAGIKKYVEQRGVSGQTFVAIDSGANVNFDRLRHVAERAELGEGREAIIAVTIPEKAGSFKAFCEAIGKRQITEFNYRYNTGSEAHIFVGVQTHPDNDPRSALLASLTEQGFPVIDLTDNELAKLHIRHMVGGRAAQVVDEVVLRFEFPERPGALFNFLNKLGGRWNISMFHYRNHGAADGRVVAGLQVPHDERHLVPAALAEIGYPYWDESDNPAYQLFLG; encoded by the coding sequence ATGCTCGAACAGTACGTCAAAAAGATCCTCACCTCGCGCGTTTATGACGTTGCCGTAGAAACCCCGCTGCAGAACGCTCGCCAGCTCTCCGAGCGGCTGGGCAACGACATCTGGCTCAAGCGTGAAGACTTGCAGCCGGTGTTCTCGTTCAAGATTCGCGGCGCCTACAACAAGCTGACGCAACTGAGCGACGAAGAGCGCGCTCGTGGCGTGGTCACCGCGTCGGCGGGCAATCATGCGCAGGGGCTGGCCCTGGCGGCGAAAGTGTTGGGCGTCAAAGCCACCATCGTCATGCCCAAGACCACCCCGGAAATCAAGGTCGAAGGCGTGCGTTCGCGCGGCGGCAAAGTGGTGCTGCACGGTGACTCGTTTCCGGAAGCGCTGGCCTACTCGCTGAAACTGGTCGATGAAAAAGGCTACGTCTACATCCACCCGTACGACGATCCGCACACCATTGCCGGGCAGGGCACCGTGGCGATGGAAATCCTGCGTCAGCACCCGCAGCCGCTGGATGCGATTTTCGTCCCGGTCGGCGGTGGTGGTCTGATCGCCGGGATCGCGGCCTACGTGAAATACCTGCGTCCGGACATCAAGGTGATCGGCGTCGAACCGGACGATTCCAACTGCCTGCAAGCCGCGATGGCAGCGGGCGAGCGCGTGGTTCTGCCGACTGTCGGCATATTCGCCGACGGCGTGGCGGTGGCGCAGATCGGCCAGTACACCTTCGAAATCTGCAAGGATTACGTCGATGAAGTGATTACTGTCAGCACCGACGAGATCTGCGCAGCAATCAAGGATATCTACGACGATACCCGCTCGATCACCGAGCCTGCCGGCGCGCTGGGCGTGGCCGGGATCAAGAAGTATGTTGAGCAGCGTGGCGTCAGCGGCCAGACTTTCGTCGCCATCGACTCCGGCGCCAACGTCAATTTTGACCGCCTGCGCCACGTCGCCGAGCGCGCCGAACTGGGCGAAGGTCGCGAGGCGATCATCGCCGTGACCATCCCGGAAAAGGCCGGCAGCTTCAAGGCGTTCTGCGAAGCCATCGGCAAGCGCCAGATCACCGAATTCAACTATCGCTACAACACCGGCAGCGAAGCACACATCTTTGTTGGCGTGCAGACCCACCCGGACAACGATCCGCGCAGCGCCTTGCTGGCGAGCCTGACCGAGCAGGGCTTCCCGGTTATCGACCTGACCGACAACGAACTGGCCAAGCTGCACATCCGCCACATGGTCGGCGGCCGCGCGGCGCAGGTGGTCGATGAAGTGGTGCTGCGCTTTGAATTCCCGGAGCGCCCGGGCGCGCTGTTCAACTTCCTCAACAAGCTCGGCGGGCGCTGGAATATCTCGATGTTCCACTACCGCAACCACGGCGCAGCGGACGGCCGCGTGGTCGCCGGCCTGCAAGTGCCCCATGACGAACGTCATCTGGTGCCGGCGGCACTGGCGGAAATCGGCTACCCGTATTGGGATGAAAGCGACAACCCGGCCTATCAGCTGTTTCTTGGCTGA